The genomic DNA CAGGagaaaacacataatttaacaacaaatagaaaaccaaatttatttatttaaaaaatgagcTGCAATGGTTGCCGTGTTCTCCGGAAAGGTTGCAGCGAGAACTGTATCCTCCGACCATGTATTCAATGGATTGAAACCGCCGATGCTCAAGGCCACGCCACCGTCTTCGTCGCTAAATTCTTCGGTCGTGCTGGTCTCATGTCCTTTATCTCCGCCGTACCGGATTCTCAACGACctggtaattttttaaaactaaaccaGATCTCTAAaccgggttttttttttttttaatttcatcgttcggttttttctcatttgttttttttttgccgtgcAGCTTTGTTTCAGTCTTTGTTATACGAAGCATGTGGAAGAACAGTGAATCCAGTAAACGGAGCAATCGGAATGTTATGGACTGGAAACTGGAATATTTGTCAAGCGGCGGTTGAAACGGTGCTTCGCGGCGGTTCTTTGAGACCGATCCCTGAACTTCTCACTCACGGCGGAGGATTCGCTGGGTTTCCATCTCCTACATCTGAAGAAGCATCTGAGATCTGTACTGAGATGTTGAATCTCCAgcagaataataataataatgattcaTCCGATCGTAACATCTACCATCACTCTCGGTTCTCGAGCTCTAGATCTAGATCTaccatggattcttcttctcctccgacGAAACGTAAGCGGGTAGCAACAACatcagaacaacaacaacaacaaccatgtTCGGAGCTTGATCTATCTCTGATCCCTAAATTATCGCCTTCTTCTACACGGCGCCGATCACTAACACCGTCGATGAACTCGGAGGACTCTGTTACGACCACGACTACGGCGTCGTTTTGCGACAAGAGTGATGTCTTGTACGGAGGAGGTGAAACGAGCAAGCTGCTTAacctttttgtttaataaattaaacGGCGTCGTGTTTTTTGTTACTGATTTGATAGTTTCTAGGGTTTACAATGTAATTGTACACATTTTCTTCACCTTTTTTCCCGTGGATAAAATTATTGGACCGGGGAATTAACAACGTCGttttgttttctcggtttagaGGTTTATTATTAACCAATGTAAAACTTTTTAGCGAGttcaaaatttgataatttcGATGGTGTAATTTACTTATCTCCCGAATGTCTTCATAATCCAATACCAATGTGTCCGTGCTTCTTAGATATGCAAAAAATTTGGTTGTACAATTGAGTATACAGTATACTGGCTTACATATGCAAAAcctatatgtttttctttgttggatATCTCATATCTCAACCTTGTGAAActaaaagaggaagaaagaaaaacatatagaaTACGAATACAGACAATTTCCAAAAGGTTTCTTCCGAGCCATTAGAATGGGGCGATCCTCCTACcacattataaaataaactaaaaagagcAAATACCAAAAACAATTGATATAGTTAGACCGtacataaataatatactttaatgtgtataataattataataatgacAATAAAGTGGATATAGAATATCTAAAGCATGTGGTTGGACCAAATGGTAGGAGAGGAGGCACACATGACACAGAGGGGGAGAGCCTTTTTTGTGTTAGAGGGCGGCTTTTGGACGACGCTAAGAGCCATTTTTCACCCATGGACTACCCTAAAACacactctcttttttctctccatACATATCTCTTCGTTTCTTCATTTAAATATTCAACCTTTGGAAAcgtctattttttttcaaataaccAATTAATCCCACGATTTTGGATCGACCCTCCAATCTAATCGGACGAGTCTATTTTATCAAACAGAAAAACAATGTTACATaacatgataaaaatataaaaacagtCGCAAATAATACATTATTATTGCGATCACGCATGCACTCttgagtttctttgttttgtttttttttttttttttgaaaaagttgagtttctttgttgttttcttcataCTGATGCTTTTACTTGATTTTTACcgtgttgttgtttggttaggTTATTAATTCTCAGGTTCTTTTGCATGTGATGATTCCTTTTTCGGTCGATAAGTTTGTTTTATACTTGTTCTTTTTCTGTATTACAAATTTTTGGTAGGAATAGTATGTACGAAGACCTAATTCATTATGTAAAGACAAATGTAAGTTGGccgaaaatgaaaataaaaaaataaaacaagttaTATACGTTATAGCTCGGCTCTAATGAGATTTATTTGgcattttataataatgttctGTATACTACTATTTATATCATTAAAGGATATTATGACTTGCGACCTAGAATTATTCTTCTGCCAACCATCCAATTGCAAACATTAGGCAGTGGTCCACGTCAGCTTTCTtccttttcaatatatatacttttttcgaaaacttttataattttacgagtttttttttccatcatatatataatttcttgaCTCCCACTtatccacaatttttttttttaaatatgaaaaaattcaTATACTGTACTATACTCCCTTCGTTCTAATTTAACTGTCGTTCTAAGATTTAATTTTTCTCTCATATTAGTtattgtcgttttagattttcaatgcagttgtttgatgaatatttcaatcttattcctgctgttttaaagtttcaaccaatgaaaaaaatataaaatatattaatgaaaggcaaaacataaaatttaataatttccttaatttgtgtgcaaaaaccttaaacgacagttaaactagaacggagggagtataaattTAAAGGTCAATATAAATACgttgatataaattttgaaacagAACCGTTTATTTATTTCAGCAAGCATTTATTTCCATGTTTTGGTTTTTCAGTTGTTATTTTATTTGGCATTTTATGATATGCTGATTAAATTATCTCTGCCTTCCCTGATATGAGGATGTTTATCTCCACCGATCTTGGGAACGTGATGGATGGATCCCACGTCATATTCCATCTTTCAATCTGATCCGTCCGTTATACTCATTTAGTTCCTTCCACctaattatcaattttttaaaaatcaaagacaatATCCCTTGTAAAAAGGATTTGTAATCTAGAGTGTGACATGTCTATTTTTggcgttttatttatttattttgtaaatttaacagtttattgttttgttaatataatGTAATTTACCACCAACAAAAATATCAGGTCCCCAACTTCGTAGATTTGCATCTAGATAATAACACATTAGTATTAGTATACTTAACGCTAACGaaagaattaaataataatagtaagagAGATTTTATCCAGTTTTACACCTACCTCAGTCATATCCATAGATGAAATCATCAACGACTTGTCTCAAGATTAAGAGATTTcgatattaaaaaacttttaatgtgAAATTGAAGTCAATAATGTTAAACGGATAGGATGACTCTGACTCGTGCTGGATGTAAAAAGAAGCCGTAGTTGTAATTGGACCCTTGGTAATGGTAGGGCCTATTAAGTCTTTTGTCCTTCACCTTACGTCTCTGAGCCCACTTGCTGCTGACTTAATAATATTTAGCTTTATCCATTGCATCAGTGTTGTGTAACTTGTGTTCTATTCTATCAAAATGTTTATCATAATGGTTGAACATTTACTAAatagattattagattatgaagggaaaaataatttgaatcaATCTCACAAGTTATcagaatggaaaaaaataagtgtttactatatatataagaccTAAAGAAGCTACGAGAGAAATGATTTGGTTTAGCTTTatctgtgtgtgtgtttctaataattttttgtatgaATTGAATCGTTGAAAGATTTTTATAAGATGACGTACGACGATTTATAAGACAAAAGCCATGTCACAACTCATAAGTGTGTGTTGGTTTTGCCACTAATGAACAGGCAAAAATTAGTAAAGGGGTTTTATACAAATAAACGATCCTTCGTCGTGGGAGAGTCCAAGAGACATATGCCCCTTCAACAATTTTATTGGTCGTATCGTATCCTTAACTCTTTTCTTTCCCATCTAGCTCCTAATCCACGCACTTTGTAGTTGTTTCATTAATACGTCATCCACtacatgttgttgtttttttttttttaattaagagaaaataattctacttccttgtttattgatgcCTTCCACACATGTCGGATCTGATTTAAAGTAATTAATATACGTTTTTAAGGTTTATAATTCCATTGACTTCAGAGTCTGGGTTCTACTGTatacgtttaaaaaaaaaaaaaaaaaatgtctcttGAGTTTTGTTGTGATCTACCAATTACTTGTTCATATATCGGTaaatacaaacattttttatattaggTTAGGAAAGTATTGAAACATCAATTTATGAGAAATAAAGGGAGTACAGTATACTAATTGAATTGGAGTATTGttgtagtatatattaaaacgacgtcgttagTTCACAAATTATTCATGAGGATCGGGATCGAGAATGTTCTCGAGTAACTAGGGTAATATGGTCAAAATCATAAGGATGAGAGGCGTAAAGAATCAGGGGACTTGGGACCAATGTAGTAGATTTGAGAGCGATCGAGACAATGACCGGACAGTGTTCGAACACGTGAAGTTCACGTGACTGTTTCCCGCATCGCCGGAACTTATATATCCAGACTTGGCATCTTTGGGCCTACAAAGGAATTGACAACTTTGACTGAATCAATCTTCCAATATACATATAACTTAGCTTTGCATATATACACGCAAGTTTTATATACCAATTTGAAAAAAGCACACAGCGTATAATTGCTATATAA from Camelina sativa cultivar DH55 chromosome 2, Cs, whole genome shotgun sequence includes the following:
- the LOC104744670 gene encoding LOB domain-containing protein 37-like, with the translated sequence MSCNGCRVLRKGCSENCILRPCIQWIETADAQGHATVFVAKFFGRAGLMSFISAVPDSQRPALFQSLLYEACGRTVNPVNGAIGMLWTGNWNICQAAVETVLRGGSLRPIPELLTHGGGFAGFPSPTSEEASEICTEMLNLQQNNNNNDSSDRNIYHHSRFSSSRSRSTMDSSSPPTKRKRVATTSEQQQQQPCSELDLSLIPKLSPSSTRRRSLTPSMNSEDSVTTTTTASFCDKSDVLYGGGETSKLLNLFV